A portion of the Mycobacterium paraseoulense genome contains these proteins:
- a CDS encoding ABC transporter permease translates to MLAQSWVQAGRLLTRWQRDRAVLMGSLVLPICLLVTYKVVLGERVHQVTGVESIYGLVPVSAVLSALFGAFSTSVGIQLERESGLLSRMWVLPIHRVSALAGRIAAEAARALLGTILITALGVALGLRFAHGWATALLYILIPPIVVIGFTALVMALAIRANGRTVMTWLAAGTVSLAFLNPGTTPIGLFPDWLRPLVRMQPMSPPIEVMWGLAHGGPLLQPLEMTLLWAVVLLALFIPMALRGYRFAAEANA, encoded by the coding sequence ATGCTGGCCCAGAGCTGGGTGCAAGCGGGTCGACTCCTGACCCGGTGGCAGCGGGACCGAGCGGTGCTGATGGGTTCGCTGGTCTTGCCGATCTGCCTTCTCGTCACCTACAAGGTGGTGCTTGGCGAGCGGGTACATCAGGTCACCGGCGTCGAGAGCATCTACGGCCTGGTCCCGGTGAGCGCGGTGTTGTCCGCGCTATTCGGCGCTTTCAGCACCTCGGTCGGCATACAGCTCGAGCGCGAATCCGGGCTGCTCAGCCGCATGTGGGTGCTACCGATACACCGGGTGAGTGCGCTCGCCGGACGGATCGCCGCCGAGGCCGCGCGGGCACTCCTCGGGACGATTCTGATCACCGCGCTGGGAGTGGCGCTGGGCCTGCGGTTCGCACACGGCTGGGCCACGGCACTGCTTTACATTCTGATACCGCCAATCGTGGTAATCGGATTCACGGCGCTGGTGATGGCGCTTGCCATCCGTGCGAATGGTCGCACCGTCATGACGTGGCTGGCGGCCGGTACGGTCTCGCTGGCATTCCTCAATCCCGGCACGACCCCGATCGGGCTGTTCCCGGACTGGCTTCGTCCACTTGTTCGCATGCAACCGATGTCGCCACCGATAGAGGTGATGTGGGGACTGGCCCACGGCGGCCCCCTCCTCCAGCCTCTGGAGATGACTCTCCTCTGGGCGGTCGTGCTGTTAGCGCTGTTCATTCCGATGGCCCTGCGCGGCTATCGTTTCGCGGCCGAAGCCAACGCGTGA
- a CDS encoding MbtH family protein produces MSINPFDDDNGSFFVLVNDEEQHSLWPAFADVPAGWRVVYGETDRAACLEYIEQNWPDIRPKSLRDKLATGRGFDQ; encoded by the coding sequence GTGAGCATCAACCCATTCGACGACGACAACGGCAGCTTTTTCGTCTTGGTGAACGACGAGGAGCAACACAGCCTGTGGCCGGCCTTCGCCGATGTTCCAGCCGGCTGGCGAGTGGTGTACGGCGAGACCGACCGCGCTGCGTGCTTGGAGTACATCGAACAGAACTGGCCCGACATTCGGCCAAAGAGTCTGCGCGACAAGCTCGCAACGGGCCGGGGTTTTGACCAGTAA
- a CDS encoding ATP-binding cassette domain-containing protein, with amino-acid sequence MSPLAIEVVGLTKTFGQSTPALRGVDFSVPAGTVCGLLGHNGAGKTTTINILSTLIRPSSGHATVAGYDIIRQSAQVRASIGMAGQSTALDPLLTGRENLVLFGRLRGLRRKQAKARADELIDQFDLEAAGDRRVSTYSGGMWRRVHLASALMVPPKVLILDEPTTGLDPRSRRAVWSLVSSLALQGMTVLLTTQYLEEADVLSDSIVVIDHGQVVASGTAEDLKRRAGGSYCQVTPANPADLPQVAAALTGLDGIDVDGEANSVSLFAPDGVTTLAEVFRRVDALGIELADISLRKPSLDEAFLHLTERSVAQS; translated from the coding sequence GTGAGCCCATTGGCGATTGAGGTTGTCGGCCTCACAAAGACATTCGGGCAAAGCACGCCGGCGCTGCGTGGCGTCGACTTCTCGGTTCCGGCGGGGACGGTATGCGGCCTGCTCGGCCACAACGGCGCCGGCAAGACGACCACCATCAACATCCTTTCCACGCTGATCCGGCCGAGTTCGGGCCATGCCACCGTTGCCGGATATGACATCATCCGTCAGTCCGCCCAGGTGCGTGCCAGCATCGGGATGGCCGGCCAGTCCACCGCATTGGACCCTTTGCTCACCGGCCGAGAGAACCTGGTGTTGTTCGGGCGGCTGCGGGGTCTCCGCCGCAAGCAGGCCAAGGCTCGCGCCGACGAGCTGATCGATCAGTTCGACCTCGAGGCGGCCGGCGACCGGCGGGTATCCACATACTCCGGAGGCATGTGGCGGCGCGTCCACCTTGCCAGCGCATTGATGGTGCCCCCGAAGGTGCTGATCCTCGACGAGCCGACCACAGGGCTGGACCCGCGTAGCCGTCGCGCCGTGTGGTCGCTGGTGAGCTCGTTGGCCCTGCAGGGCATGACCGTGCTGCTTACCACGCAGTACTTGGAAGAAGCCGACGTACTCAGCGATTCGATCGTTGTCATCGACCACGGACAGGTGGTGGCCAGCGGCACCGCCGAGGACCTCAAGCGCAGGGCCGGTGGCAGCTATTGCCAGGTGACCCCGGCGAATCCTGCCGACTTACCGCAGGTCGCGGCGGCACTGACCGGGCTCGACGGGATCGACGTCGACGGCGAGGCCAATTCGGTCTCGCTGTTCGCCCCGGACGGAGTAACCACGCTGGCTGAGGTGTTTCGCAGGGTCGACGCACTGGGCATCGAGCTCGCCGACATCTCGCTGCGCAAGCCCTCACTGGACGAAGCGTTCCTGCACCTCACCGAACGGTCCGTGGCTCAGTCATGA
- a CDS encoding MMPL/RND family transporter — protein sequence MSDVQSDPHMENGRHARPFIARAIHALSIPIILGWLGIAVVIALGVPPLEKVEAENAVPLSPVAAPSFKAMAHLGQDFKETNSGALAMIVLESQQPLGDEAHKYYNQLIRELRADKHVQNVQDFWGDPVTSKAAESSDSKAVYVQVQLAGTQGGAASDASVAAIRQIVARTPTPNGLKAYVTGPAPTVADMNIAGQKTVMLVTVTSLAVIFITLLLVYRSVTTVILLLLMVGLQLQVSRGIVAFLGHLQLLGLTTFAVNLLVAAVIATGTDYGIFFVGRYQEARQAGEDRETAFYTTFGSVAKVVLASGLTIAGAVFCLNFTRLPYFQPLGIPCAIGITVAVLVALTLAPALLVVGGRFGLFDPKRVITTHRWRRIGTAIVRWPAPILITTLAIALIGLITLPNYNPSYDDQKFIPDDIPASVGNAAAQRHFPQSRTMMPEILLLESDHDLRNPADMIVLNKVAKGVLAVPGVSTVQSVTRPEGIPLEHTTIPWIVSMSQASQQVNMAFQKDRMDDMLKQAEELSKMIQVMQHMYGLMKELVATTHHMVGKTHEMQEITNDLRDKISDFEDFFRPVRSYFYWERHCYDIPVCFSLRSIFDALDGVDEITDKLKELVADLDQLDVLLPQMVILLPPMIESMQSMRTMMLTMHSTMAGVMGQMESQGNNSAAMGQAFDASRNEDSFYLPPGIINDSEAFKRVEKIFMSPDGKDVRMLISQKGDPATPEGLSRVEPIKTAAEEALKGTPLEDAKIYLTGTAAITKDIVDGSKWDLLIAGVAAICLIFIIMLIMTRSFIAALVIVGTVLLSMGASYGLSVLVWQYLLGLQLHWTVLSTSVIVLLAVGSDYNLLLVSRMKEELAAGINTGIIRAMAGTGKVVTNAGLVFAFTMASMGVSDLRSVAQTGTTIGLGLLFDTLVVRAFMTPSVAALLGRWFWWPQRVRPRPASSLLRPLGPRPLVRSLLLKEPL from the coding sequence ATGAGCGACGTGCAGAGCGACCCGCATATGGAGAATGGCCGCCACGCAAGGCCATTCATTGCGCGGGCGATCCATGCGCTTTCCATACCCATCATCTTGGGATGGCTGGGGATCGCCGTCGTCATTGCCTTGGGCGTTCCACCGCTGGAAAAGGTCGAGGCAGAGAACGCGGTCCCGCTGAGTCCCGTTGCCGCACCGTCGTTTAAGGCGATGGCGCACCTCGGGCAGGACTTCAAGGAAACCAACTCCGGCGCGCTGGCGATGATCGTCCTGGAGAGTCAGCAACCTCTCGGCGACGAAGCGCACAAGTACTACAACCAGTTGATTCGTGAGTTGCGAGCCGACAAGCACGTGCAGAACGTCCAGGACTTCTGGGGCGATCCGGTCACGTCGAAGGCTGCGGAGAGTTCCGACTCGAAGGCCGTCTATGTGCAGGTTCAACTTGCCGGCACGCAGGGTGGGGCCGCGAGCGATGCATCGGTAGCGGCGATTCGACAAATAGTGGCGCGGACACCCACGCCGAACGGATTGAAGGCTTACGTAACCGGCCCGGCGCCAACAGTGGCGGACATGAACATCGCCGGTCAGAAGACCGTCATGCTGGTCACCGTCACCAGCCTCGCGGTGATCTTCATTACCCTGCTGCTGGTCTATCGATCGGTGACGACCGTCATTCTTTTGTTGCTGATGGTCGGGCTTCAATTGCAGGTGTCACGTGGAATAGTCGCTTTCCTAGGGCATCTCCAGCTATTGGGCCTCACCACGTTCGCCGTCAACCTGCTGGTCGCCGCGGTCATCGCAACGGGAACCGACTACGGCATCTTCTTCGTCGGCCGATATCAGGAAGCACGACAGGCCGGCGAGGACCGGGAAACGGCTTTCTACACCACGTTCGGCAGTGTAGCCAAAGTCGTGTTGGCTTCGGGTTTGACGATCGCCGGGGCGGTTTTCTGCCTCAACTTCACCCGATTGCCCTATTTCCAGCCACTGGGCATTCCCTGCGCCATCGGCATCACCGTCGCGGTTCTGGTGGCCCTCACGCTCGCGCCGGCGCTGCTCGTGGTCGGGGGCCGTTTCGGACTGTTCGACCCGAAACGGGTGATCACGACCCATCGGTGGCGGCGGATTGGCACGGCCATCGTACGGTGGCCGGCGCCCATTCTCATCACGACCTTAGCGATAGCACTGATCGGTCTAATAACTCTGCCGAATTACAACCCCAGCTATGACGATCAGAAATTCATCCCCGACGACATTCCCGCGAGTGTGGGAAATGCCGCCGCACAGCGGCATTTCCCTCAGTCGCGCACGATGATGCCCGAGATTCTGCTGCTGGAGAGCGACCACGATCTGCGCAACCCGGCCGACATGATCGTCTTGAACAAGGTGGCCAAGGGCGTCCTCGCGGTCCCGGGCGTTTCCACCGTGCAGTCGGTGACCCGGCCCGAGGGGATCCCGCTCGAGCACACGACGATCCCCTGGATCGTGAGCATGTCGCAGGCGAGCCAGCAGGTGAACATGGCGTTCCAGAAGGACCGCATGGACGACATGCTCAAGCAGGCCGAAGAACTATCGAAGATGATCCAGGTCATGCAGCACATGTATGGCCTGATGAAGGAGCTTGTCGCGACGACCCATCACATGGTTGGCAAAACGCATGAGATGCAGGAGATCACGAATGATCTGCGCGACAAGATTTCCGATTTCGAGGATTTCTTCAGGCCGGTTCGCAGTTACTTCTACTGGGAGCGGCACTGCTACGACATTCCGGTCTGCTTTTCGTTGCGATCCATATTCGACGCGCTCGACGGCGTCGACGAGATAACCGACAAGCTCAAAGAATTGGTGGCGGACCTGGATCAGCTCGACGTGCTGCTGCCGCAGATGGTCATCCTGCTGCCGCCCATGATCGAAAGCATGCAAAGTATGCGGACCATGATGCTGACCATGCACAGCACCATGGCCGGCGTCATGGGCCAGATGGAATCGCAGGGCAATAATTCGGCCGCGATGGGTCAGGCGTTCGACGCGTCCAGAAACGAGGACTCGTTCTACCTGCCGCCGGGAATCATCAATGACTCGGAGGCCTTCAAACGTGTGGAGAAAATCTTTATGTCGCCGGACGGAAAAGACGTCCGGATGCTCATTTCGCAAAAGGGCGATCCGGCGACGCCCGAAGGCCTTTCCCGCGTGGAACCCATCAAGACGGCGGCCGAAGAGGCGCTCAAGGGAACCCCGTTGGAAGACGCCAAGATCTATCTCACCGGCACCGCCGCGATCACGAAAGACATCGTGGACGGCTCCAAATGGGATCTCTTGATCGCGGGGGTCGCCGCGATCTGCCTCATTTTCATCATCATGCTGATCATGACGCGAAGTTTCATCGCCGCGCTGGTGATCGTCGGCACGGTGTTGCTGTCAATGGGCGCATCGTACGGGCTGTCCGTGCTCGTCTGGCAGTATCTTCTCGGCCTGCAACTGCACTGGACGGTGCTATCGACGTCCGTGATCGTCCTCCTGGCGGTGGGTTCGGACTACAACCTGCTGCTGGTCTCCCGGATGAAAGAGGAGCTTGCCGCCGGTATCAACACCGGCATCATCCGGGCGATGGCCGGGACCGGCAAGGTCGTCACCAATGCGGGCCTGGTGTTCGCGTTCACCATGGCTTCGATGGGTGTCAGCGACTTGCGCAGCGTCGCCCAGACGGGCACGACGATCGGGTTGGGTCTGCTGTTCGACACTTTGGTCGTGCGCGCGTTCATGACGCCGTCTGTCGCTGCGTTGCTGGGACGCTGGTTCTGGTGGCCGCAACGCGTGCGTCCGCGACCCGCCAGCTCGTTGCTACGGCCGTTAGGCCCCCGTCCGTTGGTGCGCTCGCTGTTGCTCAAAGAGCCGCTCTAA
- a CDS encoding MmpS family protein, with translation MIAALKRLWIPLLIVVVVAIGGMTVARLHGIFGSEKRESYADTRIKDTKPFNPKHIRYEIFGPPGTTADISYFDVDGNPVHVNGQPVPWSFDISTTLPSILGNVVAQGNSDTLGCRIVVDGVVKAERVSHELNAFTYCMLTAT, from the coding sequence ATGATCGCCGCGCTGAAGCGGCTGTGGATCCCGTTGCTTATCGTGGTGGTGGTCGCCATCGGAGGGATGACCGTCGCGCGGCTGCACGGCATCTTCGGCTCCGAGAAGCGCGAGTCGTATGCCGACACCCGGATCAAAGACACCAAACCTTTCAACCCGAAGCACATCAGGTACGAGATCTTCGGTCCGCCGGGGACGACTGCCGACATCAGCTATTTCGACGTCGACGGCAACCCGGTGCACGTCAACGGACAGCCCGTGCCGTGGTCTTTCGATATTTCGACGACGCTGCCATCGATCTTGGGAAACGTTGTGGCACAGGGTAATAGCGACACGCTCGGCTGCCGCATCGTGGTCGACGGTGTCGTCAAAGCCGAGAGGGTTTCGCACGAATTGAACGCGTTCACCTACTGCATGCTGACGGCCACATGA
- a CDS encoding ABC transporter permease: MSALAALTERSLMASARDGGLVFEIMSPVAYLAGFTAALHGLVETQRMTYSQYLVPGVVAQSVIFVALLTADRAARDRLTSLGERLATLPIAAVVPVSARMVATLMRGALALTVAMVAGYAFGFRITGGAGYALAFVLIALLLCLAVALGADAMGSSARSIQGATQLLFVPQLMLFMLSTGIAPESTFPQWLRPFVRNQPVSQVAETLRNLATGRVVSGNLAISLAWCMGMVLVFGAITLRMQRRT, translated from the coding sequence ATGAGCGCATTGGCCGCCCTTACCGAACGCTCGCTGATGGCCTCCGCGCGCGACGGCGGGTTGGTTTTCGAGATAATGTCTCCCGTTGCGTATCTAGCCGGCTTCACTGCGGCGCTGCATGGTCTGGTCGAAACGCAGCGCATGACTTATTCACAGTATTTGGTTCCCGGCGTCGTCGCCCAGTCCGTGATCTTCGTCGCGCTGCTCACCGCCGATCGCGCGGCACGCGACCGCCTGACTTCGCTCGGTGAGCGTTTGGCGACTCTCCCGATCGCCGCAGTAGTCCCCGTAAGCGCGCGGATGGTCGCCACCCTGATGCGGGGGGCGCTCGCCCTCACGGTCGCAATGGTCGCCGGCTACGCGTTCGGTTTCCGGATCACCGGTGGAGCGGGGTACGCGCTGGCCTTCGTGCTCATCGCGTTGCTGTTGTGCCTGGCCGTGGCGCTGGGGGCCGATGCGATGGGCTCGAGCGCCAGAAGTATCCAGGGCGCCACCCAGCTCCTGTTCGTCCCACAGCTCATGCTCTTCATGCTGTCCACCGGAATTGCCCCGGAGAGCACATTCCCCCAATGGTTACGCCCGTTTGTCCGCAACCAGCCCGTGTCGCAGGTCGCCGAGACGCTGCGCAACCTGGCCACCGGCCGGGTTGTCTCTGGCAACCTAGCCATCAGCCTCGCCTGGTGTATGGGCATGGTATTGGTCTTCGGTGCGATCACGCTGCGGATGCAGAGGCGGACCTAG
- a CDS encoding MMPL/RND family transporter yields the protein MSTETGRGPFFARSIRRFSVLIVLAWVALTLLVTFGVPWLETVGREHSVPLAPQDAPAVQAMQRMGKDFKESDSDSIAMIVLEGQQRLGDDAHNYYDQLVRALKADPKHVEHVQDLWGDRLTAAGAQSDDGKAVYVQLNLAGNQGTTLGQDSIAAVRSIIAHTTPPPGLKVYVTGPSALLSDMQQAGDGSILKMTAVGALIIFVVLLFVYRSVLTVILLLVTVGIEVLAARGIVAFLGDHSLVALSTFAVNLLVALAMAAGTDYAIFFFGRYQEARQAGEDRETAFYTTYRGVAPVVLGSGLTIAGAMLCLGFTRMPIFQTMGVPCAVGMLVAVVIALTLVPAVITLGSGFGLFDPRRVLAFGRWRRIGTAIVRWPVPILAATIAVAVVGLVTLPGYQTSYNNRFYMPNDIPANVGYAAADRHFSQARMMPEIVMIESDHDMRNPADFLVLHRLAKAIFKVHGISRVQGITRPEGTPIQHTSIPFLMQMQYAVMQQDQTYMKARTADMLKQADVLSFQIASMKRMYALQKQITAITHESIAKTKEMRDVISDLRDHFSDFEDFFRPLRSYFYWERHCYDIPICWAMRNIFEELDGIDTLSDKLDELIVDLNKMDALLPKLLEVFPVSIAVAEDARNMLLTSYSTMNGTLGQMNNQKENATAMGATFDAAKDDDSFYLPPDIFKNEDFKRAMSQFLSPDGKAARFIISHKGDPASPEGLARIDKIRTAAEEALKTTPLEPSKIYIAGTASTFKDFRDGSTYDLFIAGVGALCLIFIIMLIITRSFVASLVIVGTVALSLGSSFGLSVLIWQYILGINLYWMVLPMSVIVLLAVGSDYNLLLVSRMREEIAGGINTGIIRAMGGTGKVVTNAGLVFAFTMAAMVVSDLRIIGQVGTTIGLGLLFDTLIVRSFMTPSIARLLGRWFWWPQIVRPRPASQMLRAEGPRPLVRSLLLHRRFADDTPTTEIPRPSV from the coding sequence ATGAGCACCGAAACCGGTCGAGGGCCGTTCTTCGCCCGGAGCATCCGCCGGTTCTCGGTGCTCATCGTCCTGGCGTGGGTCGCGCTGACGCTGCTGGTGACTTTCGGTGTTCCCTGGCTGGAGACGGTGGGCCGAGAGCATTCCGTGCCATTGGCTCCCCAGGACGCACCGGCGGTCCAGGCGATGCAGCGTATGGGCAAGGATTTCAAGGAGTCCGATTCGGACAGCATTGCAATGATCGTGCTGGAGGGGCAGCAGCGCCTCGGGGACGACGCTCACAACTATTACGACCAATTGGTCCGTGCGCTAAAAGCCGACCCGAAGCATGTCGAGCATGTCCAGGATCTATGGGGAGACCGGCTGACGGCGGCGGGTGCCCAGAGTGACGACGGCAAGGCCGTCTACGTGCAACTCAACCTGGCCGGCAACCAAGGCACCACCCTCGGTCAGGACTCCATCGCCGCGGTCCGCAGTATCATCGCGCATACCACGCCGCCGCCGGGGCTCAAGGTCTATGTCACCGGTCCATCAGCGCTGTTGTCGGACATGCAGCAGGCCGGTGACGGATCCATTCTGAAGATGACCGCGGTGGGCGCGCTGATCATTTTTGTGGTGCTGCTCTTCGTGTACCGGTCGGTCCTCACCGTAATTTTGTTGCTGGTCACCGTGGGAATCGAGGTCCTTGCGGCCCGCGGAATCGTCGCCTTTCTCGGCGATCACAGTCTCGTCGCGCTCTCCACTTTTGCCGTCAATCTGCTGGTGGCGCTTGCGATGGCGGCCGGAACCGACTACGCAATCTTCTTCTTCGGCCGTTACCAGGAAGCGCGCCAGGCCGGCGAGGACCGGGAAACGGCCTTCTACACCACCTATCGTGGCGTAGCCCCCGTTGTCTTGGGCTCCGGCTTGACGATCGCCGGGGCGATGTTGTGCCTCGGCTTTACCCGCATGCCCATCTTCCAGACCATGGGTGTGCCGTGCGCCGTGGGCATGCTCGTGGCGGTCGTGATCGCGCTTACCTTGGTTCCGGCGGTTATCACTCTCGGGAGCGGTTTCGGGCTCTTCGACCCCAGACGGGTTCTCGCCTTCGGTCGATGGCGCCGGATCGGCACGGCGATTGTCCGCTGGCCCGTACCCATTCTCGCTGCGACTATAGCGGTGGCCGTGGTCGGGCTGGTGACCCTGCCCGGCTATCAGACTAGCTACAACAACCGCTTCTACATGCCCAACGACATTCCCGCCAACGTCGGGTACGCGGCCGCCGATCGTCATTTCTCTCAAGCGCGGATGATGCCCGAAATCGTGATGATCGAATCGGACCACGACATGCGCAATCCGGCGGATTTCCTCGTCTTGCACAGACTGGCTAAGGCGATATTCAAGGTTCACGGCATCTCCCGGGTGCAGGGCATAACCCGACCCGAGGGCACCCCAATTCAGCACACGTCAATACCTTTCTTGATGCAAATGCAATACGCGGTGATGCAGCAAGATCAGACATACATGAAAGCCCGCACTGCAGACATGCTGAAGCAGGCGGACGTATTGTCCTTCCAAATTGCGTCGATGAAGCGCATGTACGCACTGCAAAAGCAGATAACGGCTATTACGCATGAGTCGATCGCCAAGACGAAAGAAATGCGTGACGTTATATCCGACCTCAGAGATCACTTTTCGGACTTCGAGGATTTCTTCAGGCCGCTCCGAAGCTATTTCTACTGGGAACGGCATTGCTACGACATCCCCATCTGCTGGGCTATGAGGAATATATTTGAGGAACTCGACGGTATCGACACGCTGAGCGATAAACTCGACGAACTTATTGTCGATCTGAACAAGATGGACGCGCTGCTGCCAAAACTGCTCGAGGTTTTTCCGGTGTCGATCGCGGTTGCCGAGGACGCGCGGAACATGCTGCTGACCAGTTACAGCACCATGAACGGAACCCTCGGCCAGATGAACAACCAGAAAGAGAACGCCACCGCCATGGGGGCGACGTTCGACGCCGCCAAGGACGACGATTCCTTTTATCTGCCGCCCGACATCTTCAAGAACGAGGATTTCAAGCGCGCGATGAGCCAGTTCTTGTCGCCGGACGGAAAAGCGGCGCGATTCATCATTTCCCACAAGGGCGATCCCGCGTCACCAGAGGGTCTCGCGCGTATCGACAAGATACGGACGGCGGCCGAGGAGGCGCTCAAGACGACCCCCCTGGAGCCGTCCAAGATCTACATCGCCGGCACCGCATCGACATTCAAAGACTTCCGCGATGGCTCCACCTACGATCTGTTCATCGCAGGAGTGGGCGCACTCTGCCTTATTTTCATCATCATGCTGATCATCACGCGAAGTTTCGTGGCCTCACTGGTAATCGTCGGCACTGTGGCACTTTCGCTCGGCTCGTCATTCGGTCTGTCCGTACTGATCTGGCAATACATCCTTGGCATAAATTTGTACTGGATGGTGCTGCCAATGTCTGTGATCGTCCTTCTGGCGGTGGGGTCCGACTACAACCTGTTGCTGGTGTCCCGGATGAGAGAGGAAATAGCCGGCGGTATCAACACCGGCATCATTAGGGCGATGGGCGGTACCGGTAAGGTCGTGACGAACGCGGGCCTGGTGTTCGCATTCACGATGGCCGCAATGGTGGTCAGCGATTTGCGGATCATCGGTCAGGTGGGTACCACCATTGGTCTAGGGCTGTTGTTCGACACGTTGATCGTACGCTCGTTCATGACACCGTCTATCGCCAGGCTGCTCGGACGTTGGTTCTGGTGGCCACAGATAGTTCGTCCGCGCCCCGCCAGTCAAATGCTTCGGGCTGAGGGGCCCCGTCCCCTGGTGCGATCCCTGTTGCTACACCGAAGGTTCGCCGACGATACGCCTACAACGGAAATTCCAAGGCCTTCGGTTTAA